A single Halogeometricum sp. S3BR5-2 DNA region contains:
- a CDS encoding type IV pilin N-terminal domain-containing protein yields MIDFDDGDQLLNIIGVILLVFIILSVAVLILAAMSAQERSAEQPETDWDLQQINESYVRIIHAGGEPVQTGKLSVTVDGTPRHPQWTSITLTEGAYGVVRVGDGVTVTLLWQHSESERDVLQRWQLSRTTTQ; encoded by the coding sequence ATGATTGACTTCGATGATGGAGACCAATTATTGAACATCATCGGAGTTATCCTTCTAGTATTCATCATTCTCTCCGTGGCGGTTCTCATCCTCGCAGCTATGTCCGCTCAGGAACGATCCGCTGAGCAACCAGAGACAGACTGGGACCTGCAACAAATTAATGAGAGCTATGTCAGGATCATACATGCTGGTGGCGAACCTGTTCAGACAGGGAAACTCAGCGTGACCGTTGATGGAACCCCTCGTCATCCCCAGTGGACCTCGATCACTCTTACAGAAGGCGCATACGGAGTCGTCCGAGTGGGGGACGGTGTCACGGTAACGCTCTTGTGGCAACACTCAGAATCAGAGCGGGACGTATTGCAACGGTGGCAGCTCTCCAGAACGACAACTCAGTGA